From the Streptomyces sp. Sge12 genome, the window TACCCGCAGCCGCGGTCCGTACCCGTGCTGTGGCGCTACGCGGAGCTGCGCCCCCTGGTCCACAAGGCCCTCGGCCTCGTCGCGGGCGACGACGCCGGCCGCCGGGTCGTCATGCTCGTCAACCCGGGCCGCAAGGAGGTCAGCGCCGCCGCCGGACTCCTCTACACCGGGCTCCAGATCATGGGCCCCGGCGAGGCCATGACCGCCCACCGCCACCAGGCCGCGGCCCTGCGCTTCGTCCACGAGGGCACCGGAGCCTGGACGATCGTCGACGGCCAGAAGCTGAAGGTCGGCCCCCGCGACTTCGCGATCACCCCCAACGGGACCTGGCACGAGCACGGCAACGACGCCGACGACGCCCCCGTCATCTGGCAGGACGGACTCGACATCCCCTTGGTCAACGCGCTGGACGCTGGGTTCTACGAGGTCCACCCCGAGCTGTACCAGACCCCCGGGAAGGTCATCAACTCCTCGGTCCTGACCTATGCGGCGAACCTCCTGCCGTACGGTGCGCAGAAGTGGACCCGGCCGTATTCGCCGCTGCTCGCCTACCCCTGGGAGCCCACGTACGAGGCCCTGCGCGGCCTCGCGAAGGCGAGCGAGGGTTCCCCGTACGACGGGATCATCGCCGAGTACACCAACCCGGTCACCGGCGGCTCCGTCATGCCCACCATGGGCGCCCACATGCAGCTGCTGCGCCCCGGCCAGGCCACCCTCGCGCACCGCCACACCGGCTCGGTGATCTACACGGCGGCCAAGGGCCGCGGGGTCTCGGTGATCGCCGGACAGCGCTTCGAGTGGCAGCAGGGCGACATCTTCTGCGTCCCGTCCTGGGCCTGGCACGAGCACCACAACCTCGACCCGGCCGAGGACGCCTGCCTCTTCTCCTTCAACGACTTCCCCGTCATGCGCTCGCTCGGATTCCACCGGGAAGAGGCGTACCCCGACAACGGCGGCCACCAGCCCGCCACCGCCGCCTGACCCACGAGGAGCCCCCGCATGCGCGTGCTGACCTTCACCCACGGCCCCGACGACACCACCGAACGACTGGGCGCCGAGAGCGACGGCCTCGTCCTCGACCTCGCGGTCCTCGCCGACCACGCCGGTGTCCGACTCCCGCACGACCTGCTGTCCTTCGTCCAGGCCGGCCCCGCCGCCCTGGAGGCGGCCCGGAGCCTGCTCGCCGCGGACCCCGCCGGCCGCCCGGACGGGGCCGTCCACCGCCCCGGCGACGTGACCCTGCGCGCACCCCTGCGCCCGGGCAAGATCATCGGAGTGGGACTCAACTACATCGAGCACGTCGAGGAGTCCAGCCGCAGCCTCGACACCGACAAGGACCTGCCGCCGCGCCCGGTCCTCTTCGGCAAGCCCGCCACCGCCGTCACCGGACCCGGAGCGCCGATCCTGCACAACGCCGACCTGACCACCCAGCTGGACTGGGAGTGCGAGCTCGCCGTCGTCATCGGCCGCACCGCCTTCCGGGTGAGCGAGGAGGAGGCGTACGACCACATCTTCGGCTTCAGCATCATCAACGACATCAGCGCCCGCGACCAGCGGCGTTCCGGCCAGTGGTTCTTCTCCAAGGGCCAGGACTCCTACGCCCCCTTCGGCCCGGTGGTCGTGACCCGCGACGCGATCCACGACCCGATGGCCCTCAACCTCTCGCTGCGCGTCAACGGCGTCACCAAGCAGAAGTCGAACACCCGGCACATGCTCTTCCCGATCGCCCGACTCATCGCCGACATCAGCTCCGGCATGACCCTGGAACCCGGCGACGTGATCGCGACGGGCTCACCGTCCGGCGTCGGCGCCGGCATGGTCCCGCCCGAGTTCCTGCAACCCGGTGACACCGTCGAAGCCACGGTCGAAGGCATCGGCACCCTGACCAACCCCGTCGTCGACGCCCGCTGACCCCGCACAGGCAAAGAGGAGCACCCGTGTCACCCCGCACCTACCGCATCGGCCAGATCGTGCCGAGCTCCAACGTCACCATGGAGACCGAGGTCCCGGCCATCCTCCGGGCCCGCCAGGCCGTCGCACCCGACGAGCGCTTCACCTTCCACTCCAGCCGGATGCGCATGACCCATGTGACCCCGGAACAGCTCAAGGCCATGGACGCCGACTCCGACCGCTGCGCCGTGGAACTCTCCGACGCCAGGGTCGACGTACTGGGCTACGCCTGCCTGGTCGCCATCATGAGCATGGGCCTCGGCTACCACCGCACCTCGGAGCAGCGGCTGCACACGCGGACCGCCGAGAACGGCGCGCCCGCCCCCGTCGTCACCAGCGCCGGAGCCCTCGTCCACGGGCTGCACACCATCGGCGCCCGGAAGATCGTGCTGCTGGCCCCCTACATGCGCCCGCTCACCCGGACCGTCGTGGACTACCTCACGCACGAGGGCATCGAGGTCCTCGACCACCAGGCCCTCGAGATCCCCGACAACCTCGACGTCGCCGCCCACGACCCGGCCCGGCTGCCGGGCCTCGCGCGGGCCCTGGAGTACGCCGACGCGGACGCGGTCGTGCTCTCGGCCTGCGTGCAGATGCCGTCCCTGGGCGCCATCGAGGAGGCCGAGCAACTCCTCGGCAAGCCGGTGGTGTCGGCGGCCGTCTGCACCGCCCACCAGATGCTGCGCGCCCTGGACCTGGACGCGGTGGCCCCGGGCGCGGGCCACCTGCTCTCCGGCCCCTACGCACGCACCCCCCTGCCCACCCGAACCGCGTCCTAGCGCATCGGCGGCGGCACCGTGTAGTTCGGGATCGACGGGTCCTTCGGGTCGAAGGGCGTCGGCTTCCAGCTCGCCGGCGGCGGGCGGTCGGGCGCCGGGGGCGGGTTGGTGCCCCGGTCGGGGTTCTGCGGGATCTGCGACGGGCCCGCGGGGCTCCGCTCCGGCGCCGGTCCGCCCGGGGCCGAAGGCCCCGGCTCCGCGGACGGCTGCGCGCTCGCCGGCCCCGAGGGGGAGGGGGCCGGCGGGGCGGTCGCCGGGGTGGAGGCCGGGGCCGGAGCGCCCGGCTTCCCGGTGCCCGGCCCGTCCGCGCCGCCGGAGCAGCCGGCCAGCATCAGGGCGCCCGCCAGCGCCACGGTCACGGCGCCCGCCACCCGGTTTCCGGAACCCATGCCCACCGCCCGCCGTGCCGAACGGCCCGTCCGTTCGAGTCGGGCGATCGTAGCTCAGCCGCGCGCCGCCGCCCCCGGCAGGATGATCGTGACCCCGCGCCCCGGCGACGTACCCATCGCGGCCAGCGCCGCCGGGGCGTCGTCGAGCGGGACGGTCGAGGTGACCAGCAGGTCCGGCCGCAGCACCCCGCTCCGGACCAGTTCCATCATGGGCGGGTACGCGTGCGCCGCCATCCCGTGGCTGCCGAGGATCTCCAGCTCCCAGCCGATCACCCGGTCCATCGGCCAGGCCGCCGCGCCGGCCGCCGCCGGCAGCAGTCCCACCTGCACGTGCCGCCCCCGCCGGCGCAGCCCGGCCACCGAGGCCGCCGCCGTCTGCGGCGACCCCAGCGCGTCGAGCGAGAGGTGCGCGCCCCCGCCGGTCGCTTCCCGCACCGCCCGGGCGGTGTCGGCGCCGTCGCGGGCGTCCACGGCGTGCACGGCGCCGAACTTCCGCGCCAGTTCCAGCGCCTCCGGCGCCGTGTCCACCGCCACCACCCGGGCCCCGGCCGCAGCCGCGATCATCACGGCGGAGAGCCCCACCCCGCCGCAGCCGTACACGGACACCCATTCGCCCGCCGCCACCCTGCCCTGCGCCACCACCGCCCGGAAGGCCGTCGCGAAGCGGCAGCCGAGACCGGCCGCCGTCGCGTACGAGAGCTCCTCGGGCACGGCCACCAGGTTCACGTCGGCGTGGTCCAGGGCCACGTACTCGGCGAAGGACCCCCAGTGCGTGAACCCGGGCTGCGTCTGCCGGGCGCACACCTGGTGGTGGCCGGCCGCGCAGTCGGCGCAGCTGCCGCAGGCGCACACGAACGGCGTCGTGACCCGGTCACCGACCCGCCAGTTCCTGACACCGGCCCCCACCGCCTCGACCACACCCGCGAGTTCGTGCCCGGGGACGTGCGGCAGCACGATGTCCGGGTCGTGCCCCATCCAGCCGTGCCAGTCGCTGCGGCACAGCCCGGTGGCCTCGACGCGCACCACCACCCCGCCCGCCGGCGGAGCCGGCTCCGCCACGTCCTTGACCTCGGCCCGCTCCCCGTACCGCTCGAAGACCACCGCCCGCACGGCTGCCACCCTCCGCTCGACTGACCGGCACGCTACCGCGCGTCAGGGCGCGCCGTCCCCGGCCCGCGCGAGGGCCACTACTCCGGCGCAGATCAGGGCCACGCCCAGCAGCTGGGGGAGCAGCCACCAGCCCGACCGCAGGTGTTCCTCGTAGAGGATCACGCCCAGTGCGATGCTGATGCTCGCGTCGCCGAGCGTCAGCGCGGGCTGCGAGGCGACCAGCGGCCCGCCCTGCATGGCGTGTTCCAGCAGCAGCAGGGCGCAGATGCCGCTCGCCCCGAAGGCGTACGTCTCCCAGGTGGTCAGGAAGGCGACGAAGCCGCTGTCGTCGAGGACGTGCACCGCCGACTTCATCAGGGCGGCCGTGAGCGCGTAGCAGACGGCGGTGGCGGCCCCGAGGCACACGGCCCGCGAACGGCCGGGCGGACGGCGCAGACCTGCGACGGCGAGCAGGGCGACGACCACCGCGCAGGCGGTCAGCGCGACCGCCCACCGCTCGGTCGGCACGTCCGTACGGTTGCCCGCGGGCGAGGCGGCCACCAGTGCGATCCCGAGCCCCGCCACCACCCCCGCCACGGCCAGCCACAGCGCCCGCGGCAGCCGTTGCCGCGTCACCAGCGAGGCGATCAGCAGCGCGAGCGGCAGCTCCAGCACGAACAGCGGCTGTACGAGGGCCAGTGCGCCCGTGGCCAGGGCCGCGGCCTGCCCCGCACCGGCCGCGATGACGGCGAGGATGCCGCCGATCCACAGCGGGCGCTTCAGCAGATCGAGCACCAGGCCGAAGCGGAAGCCGTCGCTCTGCGGCACGGTGAGCGCGGCCCGCCGCTGGAGCACGGTGGCCAGCGCGTTGCTGAACGCCGCGAACAGCGCGAAGAGGACCGGCAGGACGACGCCCATGCCCCGATCCTCACGGCGCCCGCCGCGCGTCCGCGCCGCGACACCGGGCCGGGGCCCTCACGCCCCGCGCATTCCCCCGTCCGGACCTGCGCGCCGCAGGGCGAGCGCCGCGAGGGCCTCGGGGGCGCCGGCCTGGCCCCGGATACCGGGGAAGGCGTTGACGTCCACGATCAGCGGTGTCCCGCCCCCGGTGTCGATGATGTCCACGCCGTAGACGTCCAGCGCGAACACCGTCCCCACCTCGCGCACCAGATCGGCCCATCCGCGGGGCAGCTCGGCCAGGGGCAGCGACCGGGTGGGGCCACGGCCGCCGGGGGAGAGCTCGGATCGGCGCAGGGCCGAGAAGACCCGGTCCCCGATCGCCCACAGCTTGTGGTCCCAGCCGCTGTTGGGCGCGTACTCCTGCACCACCACCGGCTCGTGCGGCCACTGACGCGCCAACTCCCGCAGGCGCGTCACGTCGTCGACGCGCGCCACGAGGTCGCCCCGGCGGCTGCGCCGGCTCTTGAGCACCACGGGGCCGTCGAGCCGGGCCCCGGCGGCCCACGCCGAGAGGGACCCGTGGCCGCGGGTGGCGGCGAACGGCAGGCCGGCCCGCAGTGCGAGGTCCGCCATCTGCGTACGGTCCTGGCACAGCTCCGTGGCCGCCGCGGAGTTCACCACGGTCGCCCCGCGCCGCTCCAGGTCCCGCGCGAGCCCCAGCGCCTGCGGTGTCCGCGACTTCAGCAGGTACACCTCGGCGAGCGGCAGCGCCGCGGCTCCCGGTGCGGCCGGGTCGACGGCTTCGACGGTGTGTTCCGGGGCCAGCAGCGCGGTGGCGTCCGCCAGCAGCGGATGCCCGGGCTCCGGGGTGATCAGGCCGATCCTCACGCGCCGTCGCCCCCCACGGCCGAGACCTGCGCCGGGATCGACAGCGGAAGCGCCTCGTACGGCGGCGGCGTGGGCGAGGGCACCGTCGCGGTCGTGGTCGCCGGCGGCTGCGTCGGACCGCCCGCCCGCGCCAGGTCCAGGACCGCCCGGGCGACCCGCGCCGCCGCGTCCGGCACCTGACGGAAGCTCGGGAAGTCGTTCACGTCGACGACCACCGGCCCGTCCGGGCCCAGCAGCACGTCCACGCCGTACAGGTCCAGCCCGTACACCGCCCCGACCTGGGCGGCGATCGCCGCCACCTCGGCCGACAGCGGCACGCGGCGCTCCCGTACCGAGGGGTCCGGGTGCAGCGGGGAACACCGCTCGGTCGCGAACAGCTCGCCGCCGACCCCGTACACCTTGATGTCCGTACCCGAGTTGGGCACGTACGGCTGGGCGATGAGCAGGCCCTCGCCCGCGAGCACGGGCAGCAGGGATTCCAGCTGCTCCGGCGACGGCACCAGGTGCACGGCCCGTCCGGAGCTGCCGTCGGCGGGCTTGACGACGAGCGGGTACTCCGCCGCCGGGATCTCCCGGAGCAGCTCGGGGAGGGCCACCGCGTACGTCGGAGGCAGCGGGAGCCCCCGGCCGCGCCCGATGGCGGCGGCCAGCGCCTTGTCCCGTACGCCCCGGATCGACCGGGCGTCGTTGACGGTGGTCATGCCGGCCGCGGCCGCGGCCTCCAGCAGCGTCAGGCCCGGACCGCCGGACACCGTCTTGAGCACCCATGCGTCGTGCGCACCCGCGTCCACCACCTCGGTCATGCGCAGCAGCGAGCCACCGGGCCGCACCACGTCCACCTGGTGCCCCCACGCGGTCAGCTGCCCGATCACCTCGTTCGGCATGCCGTCGTGGCGGTAGTGCTCCTCCACCAGGAAGCAGAGCCTCATGGACCTTCCCCATATTCCCCGGACGTCCGCCGATACCGTCCGGCGAGTTGTGACGTCACAGGATGTCATGGACCGCAATGTGATGATCGGTCCGAGTGTGGGCTTCCTTGCCGTGCTGCTCCGCCGTGCTTCGCGGTCGCGCTTCCCGCCGCCGGGCCCGGCCGGCGGGCGCACGCGCCGGAAATCCCGGTGAATCATCGGACAATCGGCTGCTAGGTTGGCCGCGTGCCGAAGCTGAATCAGATCATCGCAGTGGAAAAGGGCGTCAAGTCCAAGTCCCTCCAGGAGCTCACGCAGGCTCACCACGACGTCCAGAAGCCCGCCCTGCTGGCCGGTATCTCCCGGACCTACCAGCCCAAGGACGAGGAGGGCGAGCAACTGCCGCCCGAGTCCACCCGGGTGCAGATCAAGGCCGAGGACGTGCTGCGCGCGACGGCCGGAACCCTCACGCGGCTGTTCGACGTGACGGCGACCAAGGACTGGGCCAACCGCAGCGCGGCCGCCGACGTCGTCGTGGACGGGACGGTCCTGCTGGCGCAGGTGCCCGTACCGTACCTGCTCTTCCTGGAGAAGCAGCTCACGGACATGCACACCTTCGTACGGAAGCTGCCGGTGCTGGACGCCTCCGAATCCTGGAACCTGGACCCGTCCACGGACTCCTGGAAGACGGACCCGGTGCGCACCATCCGCACCAAGAAGGTGCCGCGCAACCACGTGAAGGCCGAGGCCACCGAGAAGCACCCGGCGCAGGTCGAGGTGTACTACGAGGACGTTCCGGTCGGGTACTGGACGACCGTGAAGTTCTCCGGTGCGCTTCCCGCCCGGCGGGTCAACGAGCTGATCGACCGCGTGGAGAAGCTCCAGCAGGCCGTCAAGTTCGCCCGCGAGGAGGCCAACAGCGCCGAGGTCACCGACCAGCGGGTCGGGGACGCGGTGTTCGGCTACCTGTTCAGGTAGCCCCCAGAACTCCCCCTGTATGTCTGCAGGGGGTGCGCGAGAGCGCAAGCTGAAACTGATGTTGAAGCTGAACAGGGGTGTCAGTTGGGGGTTCGAATCCCTCCCCCGGCATTGCGTGCCGGGGTGGCCCAAGCCGGTAGAGGCGGCCCCTCAATCTCAGATTCTCGCTCCAGTCTCAGTATTCGCCGCCGAACACCGGATCGACCGAGCGTGGACGATCATCGATGGATGGGGGTTCAAGTCCCCTCTGCGCCTCTCCTCGTGGCGCGGTAGTTCAAAGGCAGAACACGTCGATCTAAGAATGATCCGCGACTCTTAAACGTGCCGGTGTGCGCAATTGGGTGGCACACAGGAGCCCGGGAGCTGGATATGCTCCCGGGCTCCGTCACGTTCCGGCGGGACCGGTACGGCCCCGGCCGGAACCGCTGCGGCTCAGGCCGTCACCGGTACGGACACGAACGCCTTGCCCGACTCGTTCTCGACGAGGATCGCCCGGACGTCCGCAGGGTCCACGGCCGCCGATCCGTCCAGCGCCGCGCCCTTGGCCTCGCCGTTCTCCTGGCTGCCCGTGACCCAGCCGCCGGCGGTGGTGCGCGTACCGTTCTTGGAGACCACGACCAGCCGGCACCGCTCGCCCGGCGGCACTCCCGTGACCGCCGCACGCACCCGCACCCACTTGGTGGCGGGCGTCATCTGCACGGTCATCCGCGCACCCGTGCCCTTGTCGGTCGCGGAGAGCACCTTGGTCCCCGCGGGGGGCGGCGACGGGTCCGCCGTGGCCGTCGGGGAGGGCGGCACGGGCGGCAGTGCGACGGCCCCCGATTCACCCGTACCCAGCTGGGTACCGGCCCAGAACACGGCGGCCAGCGAGGCCGCCACGGCCAGTCCCGTCAGACCCGCGCGCCGGCGCCGGTCACCCGCCTGCTCACCGCGCATCTGCCGCAGGGTGCGCTGCAGCAGCAGGTCCCCGCCCTGCGGCGGACCGTCGAGGAACGCCTCGTCGGGCACTTCGCCCAGTGCCGCCTCCATCTCGCGCAACGCGGTCACCTCCTCCCGGCACTGCACGCACCCGCTCATGTGTTCCTCGACCCGGCGGATCTCCTCGGCGTCCAGGACGCCGAGTACATAGGGGCCGAGCAGTTCCTCCTCGTGCCGCTGCCGGTTCATGCCACCACCTCACGCAGTCCGGCGGGCTGCTGGGGCGGCCTGCCCGATCGTTTTCCTTCTCTGGAACCGATGTCCCTGAAGCCGTCGCTCTTGAAGACGTCGCGCAGCGCCTTGAGGGCGTAGTGCGAACGCGATTTGACCGTGCCCGCCGGGATGCCGAGGCTGTCGGCCGCCTCCGCGACGCTGAGCTGCCGGTAGTACAACTCCTTGAGCACGTCGCGGTGTTCCGGCGACAGCTGGTCGAGGGCCCCCAGGACCGTCATGCTGTCCACCACCGAGTCGGCGTGGTCCGCCTCCACCGGGGGAGCGGAGGAGGCCCCGGAGACCTCCGCGGGCCGGGCGGCCTTGGCCCGGTAGCGGTCGGTGATGATGTTGCGGGCCACCGTGAGCAGCCAGCCGCGCACCGAGCCCTTTCCGTTGACCAGCACCTCGGAGTGCCGCCAGGCCCGGATGAGCGTCTCCTGGACGACATCCTCGGCGGCGGCCCGGTCTCCGGTGAGCCGGGTGGCGTACGCGAGCAGGGCGTGGCCGTGCTCCTCGTACACCGACTTGATCAGTGCCTCATCGGTCGAGCCCCGCCGAGTGCGGGGCCACAGTGGTCCGGCCATCTCACCCTCTCCGTCTTCCTCGCATATGTGGTGCGGTCGGAACACGCCATCGGGACGCATTCGGTTCAAGTGACCTGCGTCACTCAGATCCGGCAGACGCGGCCCGCGTTGAGGCAGTCGACGACCGCGGCCATCTGCCGGTCGGTCATCGCGTTCACGAACATCGCGTGATCGGTCTTCGGGCTGTGCCGCTGCTCCGGGAAGGAGTCGAGCGCCACGTTCAGCCCCGGGGGGACCTCGTAGGCGAGGGACAGGCGCAGTTCGGGCACCGGGAAGGTGTCCTTCGGGCAGACCCCGTTCCCGGCGGGGAAGCGCAGGTGCGAGCGGTGCGTGGCGCCGACGGTGTCGAGGCCGTTCCAGCAGCTCGGGAAGACCAGGGTGCGGGTCACCCGGTCACCGGTGGGGCAGCGCGGGTAGCGCGTCGTGGCCCGGTCCGGGGAGCCCGAACACCCCCAGCGGGCCCGGACGTCGGCCTCGTCGGCGGCCGTGTACGCGACGGCGTCGCCCGTCATCCCGCGCAGGAAGCGCGGCATCGGCACGACCTTGCTCACCGGGTTGCCGCGGAACTCCACCACGACCGAGGCCTCCGGCAGGATCTCGCCGACGTTGCCGTGTCCCGCCGAACCCTCGTGCGGGCGCGTGCCCGGGCGGTCGGGGCGCCGCAGGACGGGCCAGTAGTACGTGGACCGGTCGCCGCCGGTGCAGCTCGTGGCGGCGGCGTCCAGGGACGCCGCGGTCGACATCGCGTTCGTGGAGAGGTTTCCGACGTAGGCGTGCGTGTGGTGGGCGCCGCCCGGCAGGCCGGGCGAGACCACCAGGTTGTCCTCGTTGTAGTGGCCCTGCTCGTTGCGGCCGCACTCCACCACCACCGAGCCGGCCGACCCTTCGGGCCCCGGGACGGGTGTGGCGGCCGAGCCGCGCGGAACGTCGCGTATGTCGACATAGTCGGACGGCGCGGGCCGCCCGGACGCCGTTCCGGCGTGCGGCCCGACCGCCCGCGATGCTCCCAGTACCGCTGCGATCAGCCCGCCGCCCAGGACCAGGCAGATGATGAGCGTGAGCAGCCGGTGTTCGTTCCCCATGGCGGTCACCGTTGCCGGTGGCGCCCCCGTCGTCAACCTGGCATCCGTATGGCGGTCGCAGCGGGGCGGTTAGGGTGACGGCAGGGGTTCCGGTGAAAGGGGTCGCAGGCATGGACGCAGGGCTTGACCAGGAGCGCTGGGACGCCACGCGCTCCTGGGTGGAGAAGGGGCTGCCCGAGGCGGAGCGCATCGAGAAGGCGGTGCGGCTGCGCGGCGGCTGGACCTCGCAGATGCGGCGCCTGGACCTCTGCGACGGCCCGGACGGCCGGCGTTCGCTCGTCCTGCGGTCTTTCGTCAAGCCCTTCTACCTCCGGCACGCGGAGGGGCTGCTGAGCCGGGAGGCGGCGATCCTGGGCCTGCTCGGCGACACGGACGTGCCCGCGGCGACGCTCGTGGCGCTGGATGCGACGGGCGAGCACTGCGACCATCCCTCCCTGCTGATGTCCCTGCTGCCGGGGAGCGTGCGCCTGGACGACCGGGGCGCCGACGACCGCGCCGCACTGCTGGCCCGGCAGCTGGTGGACATCCACCGGCTGCGGGTGCCCGTACAGCGACGGCCGCGCACCTACCAGGCCTGGGCCTCTCCCGAGCGGGTGACCCCGCCCGCGGCCACCGGCCGGCCCGAGCTCTGGAGGCGGGCGGTCGACGTCATCCGCCGCGACGCACCCGCGTATCGGGGCTGTTTCCTGCACCGGGACTTCCACCCCGGGAACGTCCTCTTCACGGGCGCCGGCGCGGACCTCCGCATCAGCGGGGTCGTCGACTGGGTGGAGACCTCCTGGGGGCCGGCCGACCTCGACGTGGCCCACTGCTCGACGGCCCTGGCCCTCCTGCACGGCGTCCCCGCCGGCATGGCCTTCGCCGACCGCTACGCCGCCGCGGGAGGCACCCTGGCCGAGGATCCCGCGGCCCACCTCCACTGGCGGCTGCTGGACGCGCTGGGCTTCGCGCCGGACGCGGAGAAGGTGGCCGTCCCCTGGCGCGAACTGGGCCGCGCCGACCTGACGACCGGTGTGCTGACCGAGCGGCTGGAGGCGTACCTGCACGCCCTGTTCGAACGGTACGGCTGAACGGCGCCCCGCCGACCCAGGGGTCCAGGTTGTCCGTGGGGCCGCTTGTCCGGCCGGGC encodes:
- a CDS encoding fumarylacetoacetate hydrolase family protein, giving the protein MRVLTFTHGPDDTTERLGAESDGLVLDLAVLADHAGVRLPHDLLSFVQAGPAALEAARSLLAADPAGRPDGAVHRPGDVTLRAPLRPGKIIGVGLNYIEHVEESSRSLDTDKDLPPRPVLFGKPATAVTGPGAPILHNADLTTQLDWECELAVVIGRTAFRVSEEEAYDHIFGFSIINDISARDQRRSGQWFFSKGQDSYAPFGPVVVTRDAIHDPMALNLSLRVNGVTKQKSNTRHMLFPIARLIADISSGMTLEPGDVIATGSPSGVGAGMVPPEFLQPGDTVEATVEGIGTLTNPVVDAR
- a CDS encoding sigma-70 family RNA polymerase sigma factor; the protein is MAGPLWPRTRRGSTDEALIKSVYEEHGHALLAYATRLTGDRAAAEDVVQETLIRAWRHSEVLVNGKGSVRGWLLTVARNIITDRYRAKAARPAEVSGASSAPPVEADHADSVVDSMTVLGALDQLSPEHRDVLKELYYRQLSVAEAADSLGIPAGTVKSRSHYALKALRDVFKSDGFRDIGSREGKRSGRPPQQPAGLREVVA
- a CDS encoding ATP-grasp domain-containing protein, with the protein product MRIGLITPEPGHPLLADATALLAPEHTVEAVDPAAPGAAALPLAEVYLLKSRTPQALGLARDLERRGATVVNSAAATELCQDRTQMADLALRAGLPFAATRGHGSLSAWAAGARLDGPVVLKSRRSRRGDLVARVDDVTRLRELARQWPHEPVVVQEYAPNSGWDHKLWAIGDRVFSALRRSELSPGGRGPTRSLPLAELPRGWADLVREVGTVFALDVYGVDIIDTGGGTPLIVDVNAFPGIRGQAGAPEALAALALRRAGPDGGMRGA
- a CDS encoding DMT family transporter; translated protein: MGVVLPVLFALFAAFSNALATVLQRRAALTVPQSDGFRFGLVLDLLKRPLWIGGILAVIAAGAGQAAALATGALALVQPLFVLELPLALLIASLVTRQRLPRALWLAVAGVVAGLGIALVAASPAGNRTDVPTERWAVALTACAVVVALLAVAGLRRPPGRSRAVCLGAATAVCYALTAALMKSAVHVLDDSGFVAFLTTWETYAFGASGICALLLLEHAMQGGPLVASQPALTLGDASISIALGVILYEEHLRSGWWLLPQLLGVALICAGVVALARAGDGAP
- a CDS encoding maleate cis-trans isomerase family protein, with the translated sequence METEVPAILRARQAVAPDERFTFHSSRMRMTHVTPEQLKAMDADSDRCAVELSDARVDVLGYACLVAIMSMGLGYHRTSEQRLHTRTAENGAPAPVVTSAGALVHGLHTIGARKIVLLAPYMRPLTRTVVDYLTHEGIEVLDHQALEIPDNLDVAAHDPARLPGLARALEYADADAVVLSACVQMPSLGAIEEAEQLLGKPVVSAAVCTAHQMLRALDLDAVAPGAGHLLSGPYARTPLPTRTAS
- a CDS encoding cupin domain-containing protein — its product is MTIEQDDTMLGRARVSDTPELTRYYEELATLDAGALWTVANDIEPWYPQPRSVPVLWRYAELRPLVHKALGLVAGDDAGRRVVMLVNPGRKEVSAAAGLLYTGLQIMGPGEAMTAHRHQAAALRFVHEGTGAWTIVDGQKLKVGPRDFAITPNGTWHEHGNDADDAPVIWQDGLDIPLVNALDAGFYEVHPELYQTPGKVINSSVLTYAANLLPYGAQKWTRPYSPLLAYPWEPTYEALRGLAKASEGSPYDGIIAEYTNPVTGGSVMPTMGAHMQLLRPGQATLAHRHTGSVIYTAAKGRGVSVIAGQRFEWQQGDIFCVPSWAWHEHHNLDPAEDACLFSFNDFPVMRSLGFHREEAYPDNGGHQPATAA
- a CDS encoding zinc-dependent alcohol dehydrogenase family protein: MRAVVFERYGERAEVKDVAEPAPPAGGVVVRVEATGLCRSDWHGWMGHDPDIVLPHVPGHELAGVVEAVGAGVRNWRVGDRVTTPFVCACGSCADCAAGHHQVCARQTQPGFTHWGSFAEYVALDHADVNLVAVPEELSYATAAGLGCRFATAFRAVVAQGRVAAGEWVSVYGCGGVGLSAVMIAAAAGARVVAVDTAPEALELARKFGAVHAVDARDGADTARAVREATGGGAHLSLDALGSPQTAAASVAGLRRRGRHVQVGLLPAAAGAAAWPMDRVIGWELEILGSHGMAAHAYPPMMELVRSGVLRPDLLVTSTVPLDDAPAALAAMGTSPGRGVTIILPGAAARG
- a CDS encoding zf-HC2 domain-containing protein; the protein is MNRQRHEEELLGPYVLGVLDAEEIRRVEEHMSGCVQCREEVTALREMEAALGEVPDEAFLDGPPQGGDLLLQRTLRQMRGEQAGDRRRRAGLTGLAVAASLAAVFWAGTQLGTGESGAVALPPVPPSPTATADPSPPPAGTKVLSATDKGTGARMTVQMTPATKWVRVRAAVTGVPPGERCRLVVVSKNGTRTTAGGWVTGSQENGEAKGAALDGSAAVDPADVRAILVENESGKAFVSVPVTA
- a CDS encoding ATP-grasp domain-containing protein — protein: MRLCFLVEEHYRHDGMPNEVIGQLTAWGHQVDVVRPGGSLLRMTEVVDAGAHDAWVLKTVSGGPGLTLLEAAAAAGMTTVNDARSIRGVRDKALAAAIGRGRGLPLPPTYAVALPELLREIPAAEYPLVVKPADGSSGRAVHLVPSPEQLESLLPVLAGEGLLIAQPYVPNSGTDIKVYGVGGELFATERCSPLHPDPSVRERRVPLSAEVAAIAAQVGAVYGLDLYGVDVLLGPDGPVVVDVNDFPSFRQVPDAAARVARAVLDLARAGGPTQPPATTTATVPSPTPPPYEALPLSIPAQVSAVGGDGA
- a CDS encoding DUF1996 domain-containing protein, which gives rise to MGNEHRLLTLIICLVLGGGLIAAVLGASRAVGPHAGTASGRPAPSDYVDIRDVPRGSAATPVPGPEGSAGSVVVECGRNEQGHYNEDNLVVSPGLPGGAHHTHAYVGNLSTNAMSTAASLDAAATSCTGGDRSTYYWPVLRRPDRPGTRPHEGSAGHGNVGEILPEASVVVEFRGNPVSKVVPMPRFLRGMTGDAVAYTAADEADVRARWGCSGSPDRATTRYPRCPTGDRVTRTLVFPSCWNGLDTVGATHRSHLRFPAGNGVCPKDTFPVPELRLSLAYEVPPGLNVALDSFPEQRHSPKTDHAMFVNAMTDRQMAAVVDCLNAGRVCRI
- a CDS encoding DUF7873 family protein; the protein is MPKLNQIIAVEKGVKSKSLQELTQAHHDVQKPALLAGISRTYQPKDEEGEQLPPESTRVQIKAEDVLRATAGTLTRLFDVTATKDWANRSAAADVVVDGTVLLAQVPVPYLLFLEKQLTDMHTFVRKLPVLDASESWNLDPSTDSWKTDPVRTIRTKKVPRNHVKAEATEKHPAQVEVYYEDVPVGYWTTVKFSGALPARRVNELIDRVEKLQQAVKFAREEANSAEVTDQRVGDAVFGYLFR